The window AGGAgtgttatgaaacacacaaagCCATGTTCAGTCTCCTCCCTCATCATCTTCTCAACATGCACTCCCACAGCTAAAGAGTTAGCCATCACAATGATGAATACATGGATAAATAGCTtggaaaacagacacacacacaatcacacacacacacacacacacacacacacactctgtaccTGATGTGAGGCAAGTATGCCCTGGACCCTCcacccgcagcagcagcagcagcagcagcagcggcggccaCACACTCCTCTCCGGAGCCAGGGAGGAGGACGGAGCTCAGGCGAGGCTCCCGATTGGCTGAGCATGATGTCACTTCAGGGTACCATTTCACACAAGGCGCTCACTACCCCCCTCTCATCCTGACAGAGGCTGGTCGATTTAAAGGGACAATACTCTTTTTGGTTACACTGACTGAAGGCCGTTTCTAACCCTGACTATTCCTTCCTAAATGGATTGTGCTCCGCCTTTAGTGCTGACTCGTCCCATATGACCACAGCTGCATTTATAAACTTGATACTAATTCCATGATTTCCTTGATGTCTCCCATCCGCTCTGAATGGAAGGCGCACCCCGCCCAGAATCTATAATCTGCCGGTGCCCAGTGCCAGATGGAGCCATGCTCCAGTCCCAGCACAAAggagagtcccccccccccctccccagggGAGGGCCGGTTTACAGAAGGGGGTGGAAGCTCCATCACGGAGCAGGATGTGAGGAGAGGGGGGCCTGAGATATCATTTTGCTGCAACCTTATCCAAAAAGAAGCAAGAGAGGGTTCTGGTTTACTTCAATGATGACTTTACACCTCAGATGTTCATTCAGTCACACTTTATTGTGCACCCTGTTACATGAATTGAAACAAAACATCTCGTACGAATGctcaaaatgtatttcttgCTTTTGCATAATCCTTTGCAGATTAACAAAATCCAGTGTTATTTGACTCCTTAATACAGGAAGATACCAACCAAATAACTAAATAAGGATAGGTAAACATAAACAGAGTTAGTACAGTATGTAAAGACTGGTAAGTGTGAACATAATGAAACGTGAACATGGCAAActcggcactttactttactcagcactgtACTTTATTTTCACCCTGTATacttagtattagtatttagcttttagtattgtgttttgtgttttatatttgttttcattgatgctctgatgtgcaccgctgctgtgattttttaaatgtccccactgtgggacaaataaaggaatatatcatattatataaatgtccaaacatatatataaatccttTGGACAAGAAGTATACTCAGATTATTCTCTGACTAAAATCATCGACTCGAAATGTGACTTTTTCACCAAAATGTGAAAAACACAAGATGCTGTTTCATATTCACTTCATTGATGTGGATCTCCGCCTCCGGCCTCCGACCTCTGGTAACCTGCTGCATGTGTTCGACAGGGCAAACACACTCCAGTGCTCCTCCAGACGTGGTCCTGTGAGCCCCCGTCTTCCACCAGCTGCAAGCAAACTCAATTATTTTACTGAGAACACAGAATGCCATTCTGTAAGGAATAACAGTCGTCTTTTAAACTCACGAGCCAGAGTCATCGAGAGAGTTTATCGGTGAGATGTCTGGTTGCTGCTCTGATGTTTGGGGTTTACAGCCACATAAGAAAATGATAAAACATGCCACATCCATCCACATAATCATTTGCATCCTTGAGATCAGTGCAGGTGTGTTTACTGAACACACTATCCTGGGATTACTATTTAAGATTGTGGGTTTTTCTTCAAATAAGTTTTTGTATATTTACTCACTGGCAACATCTGGTGCACTACGCAACACAATGAAGTGTTTCAGAATCTGTATATTTGACAACGAGGTATCACTTAGGCGGAATGTCGTGTTTCTATGTGACCTGAGGAGACATTTCCTCTTGATTAGACACACTCGTGCTACAGTACCTCATTAGTGACAATAGGAAGAAGGTCCCTCCCATTTGAATGATGCTTGGCACCAACATGTGGCCTgaaatgatagatagatagatagattgatagatagatagataaatactttattaatccctaaggggaaatttgtcgtagcagtagcagcaccaataaactaaacacacgagaataaaatataaaatctaaaaaacagggatgaaagatatagaagtatacaaagtaaaagataaaataaaatatatatgtataaatacaacatatatgcatacacaatacaatactaatgacaaattaaattaaatataaaaatattaaagtctGACCGAGCTCCCAGATGTTCCCCCAGATGCTCTGAACGCTCAATGCTGTGCACATTTGTCATTTTTTCAAAAATTAGAAACAAGATGATAAATTAAagtctatatttatttaataattgtgTTGCAAAGTAGACAACAGGCAAAAACAACACTTTTAAACCTTTACACACAGAGTTTTACAATCACTGGACTTGAACTCTTTGAGTCTTCAATCCTTTCTTTTggtggttttctttttcttaactTTCTTGGATTTGGCTTTCGCCACTGGCTGCTTGGCATCAAGAGCAGGCCTGGACCTGGTCAGGTGGTACGCGGCGGGGCTCAGCTCGCTGTAGCCCATCTCTGGATCCGAGCGTAAACCCTGGGCGGAGACGGACTTGCCGGGGGAAGAGCAAGGAGAGTCATCCAGCAGGTTGGGCTGTGAGTAGGAGCGCACGGCCGGGGAACTGGTGGGCCGGCACGGCGTCGCGCCTCCGAACGAGGGCAGGTGGACGTGCTCGCTGCTCAGGTTGGTGACGGAATAGCGACTGCTGTTGGACATGACGATGTGGTGCCAAGAACTTAGAGGGGTGGCAGAGAAGTGCTGAGGGCCGTCGGAATCCTCTTTGGCTCCTCCCGGAGATATGACCATTGAGCTGCGTGGCGTCACAGCCTCCACGGCGTTCTGGAAGGTCTTGAGGATGCGGTCGCTCTtctgcttctctttcttttgaCGGGACTCAACCTTCTTCAGCTGCCGGCGGTGATCCCTCATCATCTGTTTCCTTGTGTCTGCCAGCCCCCTTCACAGAAACATCGGATAGCATCAATCTTTTACAAGCGTCATAGACGGTGAAGATCTGGACAAATAGCtcttatttaaaacatatttgctCCCATGCACCATCAATTAAACAATGAAAGGGTACGCATTCACAGCAACAATAACTTAGGAGGCTTAAAACCTGTGAAACTAGGTATGATCCTGATGTGGGAGACATGCTCACCTGTAGTCCACCATTCCTGTCCTGTCACGATCGAGTCTCTGAATCAGCTCCTCAAGCTGGTACCGATCCAAAGGAATACTTGATTGCTATCGTGGTTTCACCggatagaaaaataaatcagtTCCACAATGTATTCTTTCAGCGATTCCCTAGTCACCCACAGTATGTTTTACTGATTCACTGCGTGTTGGTCCAGGATCAGCACCACAAGAGGACCAGCAGAGAGCTAATCGTGCGCCATTTCAAAAAGGTCAATTTCATGGTACTCTGCCCTGCAAATGTCAATGACTCGGTTCACAGTTCAAAACAATGTGTATTTGGAAACCTGCACCGCCTTCCTGAAGTCAGCAGCAGGGACTCGCATTGTGCCATCTTTGTCAATGTTCCTAAAGAAATCCCACAGGCGTAGCTTGCATTGATCCAAATAGTCCTTCACAAACATTGGGAGGGACATTTTGAAAATTACAAAACAGATGTAACAGAAAGAGTTGCCGTCATTTGACAGCTTtactaatttattaaaaaacacttaAGTAAAACACttattatatatagaaataaataaatatatttattaaaacactctatgtatattcacatatatatataaatatatataaatatgtatatgatactacatttttatattccgatttattatatatatatataaataaatatatttattaaaatatttattatatatgtatattcacatatatatatctatatatataaataaatatgtatatgatactatatttttatattcagatttattatatatataaataaataaatatattttatttatattattatatatgtatattcacatatatatatatatatatatatgtatatgatccTATATTTTCATATTCAGATTTTCAGGAGTACTTGTTTACATACCTGGATGACTTTCATTGGATCAACACGTTTTGGAGGCTTCTTGGCGATGAAGCCTCCGACTCCTCCGTACTGAACATCCAGGCTGGGATGCTCCTGACATGTGACCTCCAACAGATGCACAAACGTCTCATTTACCAGCACATTCTGGATTAAAGGTCAAACACAATACTGGTGTTGACAAGATGGTATccacaggacagacagacagacagtgttGCCACAGCAACTCACACATATGTTGATCTCCTCCAAGGCAACTCGAGGTGTGTTCTTCACCACATGAACCAGCGCCAGTGCTCCCTCGACTGTTAGCAAGTTGTAAGCCAGCTACGGGGGTGTAAAGACAGCCCATTAAAAAGCATACTGATGATGCGTGTTAGCTTCACACACCCTTGTCCACCCACCAGGAGGACTCGCAGTGTGTCGTTGAACTCAAGACCCCTGCACAGCATGCCGACACCCTCGTTGGTGATCCGGTTGTTGTTGAGGTCGAGGTGCACCAGAGTGTTGTTGAATTTTAGGGCCTCTCCCATGGCCAGAGCGCCCTCA of the Pseudoliparis swirei isolate HS2019 ecotype Mariana Trench chromosome 11, NWPU_hadal_v1, whole genome shotgun sequence genome contains:
- the LOC130201780 gene encoding leucine-rich repeat-containing protein 74A isoform X1: MSLEGLCLKEEDCPSPTQPQASDDEFDTDSESDEKEESNKETSIPDVYLQACKLVGVVPVSYFIRNYDSTTVNLNHHGLGPLGCKALAIALVADMHINTLELADNHIQAEGAKYLVEMLRVNFTVKHLDLSDNFLKSAGAEHVAKVLLDNISLRSIKLSGNRFTDDDAKYFADALLTNSRMKELDLSHNEFCGKGGEHMGQLLANNEGLEVLDLSWNHLRMKGAVALCAGLKVNMMLTHLDLSWNGFGNEGALAMGEALKFNNTLVHLDLNNNRITNEGVGMLCRGLEFNDTLRVLLLAYNLLTVEGALALVHVVKNTPRVALEEINICNVLVNETFVHLLEVTCQEHPSLDVQYGGVGGFIAKKPPKRVDPMKVIQDYLDQCKLRLWDFFRNIDKDGTMRVPAADFRKAVQQSSIPLDRYQLEELIQRLDRDRTGMVDYRGLADTRKQMMRDHRRQLKKVESRQKKEKQKSDRILKTFQNAVEAVTPRSSMVISPGGAKEDSDGPQHFSATPLSSWHHIVMSNSSRYSVTNLSSEHVHLPSFGGATPCRPTSSPAVRSYSQPNLLDDSPCSSPGKSVSAQGLRSDPEMGYSELSPAAYHLTRSRPALDAKQPVAKAKSKKVKKKKTTKRKD
- the LOC130201780 gene encoding leucine-rich repeat-containing protein 74A isoform X2; this translates as MSLEGLCLKEEDCPSPTQPQASDDEFDTDSESDEKEESNKETSIPDVYLQACKLVGVVPVSYFIRNYDSTTVNLNHHGLGPLGCKALAIALVADMHINTLELADNHIQAEGAKYLVEMLRVNFTVKHLDLSDNFLKSAGAEHVAKVLLDNISLRSIKLSGNRFTDDDAKYFADALLTNSRMKELDLSHNEFCGKGGEHMGQLLANNEGLEVLDLSWNHLRMKGAVALCAGLKVNMMLTHLDLSWNGFGNEGALAMGEALKFNNTLVHLDLNNNRITNEGVGMLCRGLEFNDTLRVLLLAYNLLTVEGALALVHVVKNTPRVALEEINICVTCQEHPSLDVQYGGVGGFIAKKPPKRVDPMKVIQDYLDQCKLRLWDFFRNIDKDGTMRVPAADFRKAVQQSSIPLDRYQLEELIQRLDRDRTGMVDYRGLADTRKQMMRDHRRQLKKVESRQKKEKQKSDRILKTFQNAVEAVTPRSSMVISPGGAKEDSDGPQHFSATPLSSWHHIVMSNSSRYSVTNLSSEHVHLPSFGGATPCRPTSSPAVRSYSQPNLLDDSPCSSPGKSVSAQGLRSDPEMGYSELSPAAYHLTRSRPALDAKQPVAKAKSKKVKKKKTTKRKD